The Rhinoderma darwinii isolate aRhiDar2 chromosome 8, aRhiDar2.hap1, whole genome shotgun sequence genome has a window encoding:
- the TBC1D25 gene encoding TBC1 domain family member 25 isoform X2, with protein sequence MFSSLSRNNGRGKPGTWRRRRNGRWCEFGSGKNFGISYLGRDKQGHEIYLSLMTDWDLGTAFASASKPYLQLKLDIKPSEDSPLLEDWDIISPKDVIGTDLFFVDKRTLSAALPFTQSILSQVGRTISKMQQALSWTYGEDVKPFKPPLSDVEFHTYLNHEGQLYRPEELRLRIYHGGVEPSLRKVVWRYLLNVYPDGLTGQERMDYMKAKTREYYQLKSEWRARCSQEDLEFIQGNVMKDVLRTDRTHPYYSGSEDNPHLQALHDLLTTYAVTHPQVSYCQGMSDIASPILAVMDNEAHAFICFCGIMKRLEGNFRMDGECMSVKFAHLKLLLRYSDPEFNAYLMSRGADDLFFCYRWLLLELKREFAFEDALRMLEVMWSSLPPDPPEKEVELIGPPCAPGECPKNTRRRHMMRPDRGLSPEGDEEVSTAHVAKEQPEIAMEKTEPDGPQGSTPVRCPMFKQASFGEFKCYGANDGGLSFEGDDLPATPVLQIRRSTEEEDDERFWEQEPLIKPDSLGVTKSMSAPSLSSCTPTSQSPTSLAMSETIESTSAAKDEEEVQLEGEQTAASSPAPISLPPPQEFGRGNPFMLFLCLSILLEHREQIMKQNMGYDELAMHFNRLVRRHNLNRVLHRAKALFADYLQSKVWDSEEGDEAAAESPSTS encoded by the exons ATGTTCTCCAGCTTGAGTAGAAACAACGGCAGAGGGAAGCCCGggacatggaggaggaggaggaacgggAGGTGGTGCGAGTTCGGGTCCGG GAAGAACTTTGGAATCAGCTACTTGGGCCGTGATAAGCAGGGACACGAGATCTACCTTTCCCTGATGACGGACTGGGACTTAGGAACCGCGTTCGCCAGTGCATCCAAGCCGTACCTACAGCTGAAGCTAGATATCAAACCATCTGAGGACA GTCCCTTGCTGGAAGACTGGGATATAATCAGCCCTAAAGATGTCATTGGCacagacttgttttttgtggataaGCGGACGCTCAGCGCGGCTCTGCCTTTCACTCAATCCATTCTGTCCCAG GTAGGTCGTACAATCTCCAAGATGCAGCAAGCCCTGAGCTGGACTTATGGAGAAGATGTGAAGCCTTTCAAGCCACCGCTGAGTGATGTGGAGTTCCACACCTACCTGAACCATGAGGGACAACTCTACCGTCCCGAGGAGCTCCGTCTGCGTATATACCATGGAGGTGTGGAGCCTTCGTTGAGAAAG GTCGTCTGGCGCTATCTCTTGAACGTGTACCCAGATGGTCTGACTGGGCAGGAGCGTATGGATTACATGAAGGCTAAAACCCGAGAGTATTaccagctgaagagtgagtggagAGCGCGGTGCAGTCAGGAGGACTTGGAGTTTATCCAGGGCAACGTCATGAAGGATGTCCTGCGCACAGATCGTACTCATCCCTATTATTCAGGTTCGGAGGACAACCCTCACCTGCAAGCCTTACACGACTTGCTAACCACATACGCCGTTACCCATCCACAGGTGTCTTACTGCCAGGGCATGAGTGACATCGCCTCACCCATCCTAGCTGTGATGGACAATGAAGCCCATGCTTTTATCTGTTTTTGTGGCATTATGAAGAGGTTAGAAGGGAACTTTCGCATGGACGGGGAATGCATGTCTGTGAAATTCGCACATCTCAAACTGCTGCTGCGCTACTCTGATCCAGAGTTCAATGCTTACCTAATGTCTCGGGGGGCAGATGACCTCTTCTTCTGCTATCGCTGGTTACTTCTAGAGCTCAAGAGGGAATTTGCTTTCGAGGACGCCCTGAGGATGCTGGAGGTGATGTGGAGCTCGTTGCCACCCGATCCTCCAGAGAAAGAGGTGGAGTTGATAGGACCACCATGTGCTCCGGGGGAATGTCCAAAAAACACACGGAGGAGACACATGATGCGTCCTGACCGTGGGCTGAGCCCAGAAGGTGATGAGGAGGTATCGACGGCCCATGTAGCGAAAGAACAACCAGAGATTGCGATGGAAAAAACAGAACCTGATGGACCGCAAGGATCGACACCTGTACGGTGTCCGATGTTTAAACAGGCCAGCTTTGGAGAGTTTAAGTGTTATGGTGCTAATGATGGTGGGTTGAGTTTTGAAGGGGATGATCTGCCTGCGACCCCTGTCCTCCAGATTCGGCGGTCCACTGAGGAGGAAGATGATGAACGATTTTGGGAGCAAGAGCCTCTTATTAAACCTGACTCGTTGGGGGTCACCAAATCTATGTCCGCTCCTTCACTCTCCTCTTGCACCCCTACGTCCCAAAGCCCCACATCTCTAGCTATGTCAGAAACCATTGAGTCCACCTCTGCTGCTAAGGATGAAGAAGAGGTTCAGCTAGAAGGTGAGCAAACTGCGGCCAGTTCACCAGCTCCGATCAGCCTACCCCCACCCCAGGAGTTCGGACGCGGGAACCCCTTCATGCTCTTTTTATGTCTTTCTATCTTGTTGGAGCACCGTGAGCAAATTATGAAACAAAACATGGGTTACGATGAGCTGGCAATGCACTTTAACCGCTTGGTCCGAAGGCACAATCTAAACCGCGTTCTCCACCGCGCCAAAGCTCTCTTTGCTGATTACCTACAGTCTAAAGTGTGGGATTCAGAGGAAGGAGATGAGGCAGCGGCAGAATCCCCTTCCACCTCCTGA
- the TBC1D25 gene encoding TBC1 domain family member 25 isoform X1 gives MEEEEEREVVRVRVRKCEGVLQPESRSFAVDPQITSLDVLQHILIRAFDLNGKNFGISYLGRDKQGHEIYLSLMTDWDLGTAFASASKPYLQLKLDIKPSEDSPLLEDWDIISPKDVIGTDLFFVDKRTLSAALPFTQSILSQVGRTISKMQQALSWTYGEDVKPFKPPLSDVEFHTYLNHEGQLYRPEELRLRIYHGGVEPSLRKVVWRYLLNVYPDGLTGQERMDYMKAKTREYYQLKSEWRARCSQEDLEFIQGNVMKDVLRTDRTHPYYSGSEDNPHLQALHDLLTTYAVTHPQVSYCQGMSDIASPILAVMDNEAHAFICFCGIMKRLEGNFRMDGECMSVKFAHLKLLLRYSDPEFNAYLMSRGADDLFFCYRWLLLELKREFAFEDALRMLEVMWSSLPPDPPEKEVELIGPPCAPGECPKNTRRRHMMRPDRGLSPEGDEEVSTAHVAKEQPEIAMEKTEPDGPQGSTPVRCPMFKQASFGEFKCYGANDGGLSFEGDDLPATPVLQIRRSTEEEDDERFWEQEPLIKPDSLGVTKSMSAPSLSSCTPTSQSPTSLAMSETIESTSAAKDEEEVQLEGEQTAASSPAPISLPPPQEFGRGNPFMLFLCLSILLEHREQIMKQNMGYDELAMHFNRLVRRHNLNRVLHRAKALFADYLQSKVWDSEEGDEAAAESPSTS, from the exons atggaggaggaggaggaacgggAGGTGGTGCGAGTTCGGGTCCGG AAATGTGAGGGCGTCTTACAGCCCGAGTCTCGCTCCTTCGCCGTGGACCCCCAGATCACCTCATTGGACGTCCTTCAACATATTCTGATCCGAGCCTTTGATCTAAATGG GAAGAACTTTGGAATCAGCTACTTGGGCCGTGATAAGCAGGGACACGAGATCTACCTTTCCCTGATGACGGACTGGGACTTAGGAACCGCGTTCGCCAGTGCATCCAAGCCGTACCTACAGCTGAAGCTAGATATCAAACCATCTGAGGACA GTCCCTTGCTGGAAGACTGGGATATAATCAGCCCTAAAGATGTCATTGGCacagacttgttttttgtggataaGCGGACGCTCAGCGCGGCTCTGCCTTTCACTCAATCCATTCTGTCCCAG GTAGGTCGTACAATCTCCAAGATGCAGCAAGCCCTGAGCTGGACTTATGGAGAAGATGTGAAGCCTTTCAAGCCACCGCTGAGTGATGTGGAGTTCCACACCTACCTGAACCATGAGGGACAACTCTACCGTCCCGAGGAGCTCCGTCTGCGTATATACCATGGAGGTGTGGAGCCTTCGTTGAGAAAG GTCGTCTGGCGCTATCTCTTGAACGTGTACCCAGATGGTCTGACTGGGCAGGAGCGTATGGATTACATGAAGGCTAAAACCCGAGAGTATTaccagctgaagagtgagtggagAGCGCGGTGCAGTCAGGAGGACTTGGAGTTTATCCAGGGCAACGTCATGAAGGATGTCCTGCGCACAGATCGTACTCATCCCTATTATTCAGGTTCGGAGGACAACCCTCACCTGCAAGCCTTACACGACTTGCTAACCACATACGCCGTTACCCATCCACAGGTGTCTTACTGCCAGGGCATGAGTGACATCGCCTCACCCATCCTAGCTGTGATGGACAATGAAGCCCATGCTTTTATCTGTTTTTGTGGCATTATGAAGAGGTTAGAAGGGAACTTTCGCATGGACGGGGAATGCATGTCTGTGAAATTCGCACATCTCAAACTGCTGCTGCGCTACTCTGATCCAGAGTTCAATGCTTACCTAATGTCTCGGGGGGCAGATGACCTCTTCTTCTGCTATCGCTGGTTACTTCTAGAGCTCAAGAGGGAATTTGCTTTCGAGGACGCCCTGAGGATGCTGGAGGTGATGTGGAGCTCGTTGCCACCCGATCCTCCAGAGAAAGAGGTGGAGTTGATAGGACCACCATGTGCTCCGGGGGAATGTCCAAAAAACACACGGAGGAGACACATGATGCGTCCTGACCGTGGGCTGAGCCCAGAAGGTGATGAGGAGGTATCGACGGCCCATGTAGCGAAAGAACAACCAGAGATTGCGATGGAAAAAACAGAACCTGATGGACCGCAAGGATCGACACCTGTACGGTGTCCGATGTTTAAACAGGCCAGCTTTGGAGAGTTTAAGTGTTATGGTGCTAATGATGGTGGGTTGAGTTTTGAAGGGGATGATCTGCCTGCGACCCCTGTCCTCCAGATTCGGCGGTCCACTGAGGAGGAAGATGATGAACGATTTTGGGAGCAAGAGCCTCTTATTAAACCTGACTCGTTGGGGGTCACCAAATCTATGTCCGCTCCTTCACTCTCCTCTTGCACCCCTACGTCCCAAAGCCCCACATCTCTAGCTATGTCAGAAACCATTGAGTCCACCTCTGCTGCTAAGGATGAAGAAGAGGTTCAGCTAGAAGGTGAGCAAACTGCGGCCAGTTCACCAGCTCCGATCAGCCTACCCCCACCCCAGGAGTTCGGACGCGGGAACCCCTTCATGCTCTTTTTATGTCTTTCTATCTTGTTGGAGCACCGTGAGCAAATTATGAAACAAAACATGGGTTACGATGAGCTGGCAATGCACTTTAACCGCTTGGTCCGAAGGCACAATCTAAACCGCGTTCTCCACCGCGCCAAAGCTCTCTTTGCTGATTACCTACAGTCTAAAGTGTGGGATTCAGAGGAAGGAGATGAGGCAGCGGCAGAATCCCCTTCCACCTCCTGA